Proteins found in one Acidobacteriota bacterium genomic segment:
- a CDS encoding (2Fe-2S)-binding protein: MKTQINVRINGEERTDEVEPRLLLIHYLREVIGLKGPHIGCETSICGACTVALNGKTVKSCALLAVQADGQDIVTVEGLATDGQLHPVQEAFWNEHGLQCGFCTPGMLMTTRELIERNPDPTDEEIRHGLEGNLCRCTGYQHIVNAVKSAAAKVGG; encoded by the coding sequence ATGAAGACCCAAATCAATGTTCGCATCAACGGAGAAGAGCGTACCGACGAAGTCGAGCCTCGCCTCCTGTTGATCCACTATCTCCGCGAGGTCATCGGCCTCAAGGGGCCCCACATTGGATGTGAAACCTCCATTTGTGGCGCTTGCACGGTGGCTCTCAACGGGAAGACGGTGAAGTCTTGCGCCCTGTTGGCCGTACAAGCCGACGGCCAGGACATCGTGACGGTCGAAGGGTTGGCCACAGACGGGCAACTGCATCCGGTTCAGGAGGCCTTCTGGAACGAGCATGGCCTGCAGTGCGGCTTTTGCACGCCCGGCATGCTGATGACTACCAGGGAGCTGATCGAGAGAAACCCCGATCCAACCGATGAGGAAATACGCCACGGTCTGGAAGGGAACCTGTGCCGCTGCACGGGTTATCA